A stretch of Oncorhynchus mykiss isolate Arlee chromosome 14, USDA_OmykA_1.1, whole genome shotgun sequence DNA encodes these proteins:
- the LOC110488833 gene encoding palmitoyltransferase ZDHHC5, which translates to MPGFSSGGLGGEVGGPASSSPRRFHPSRYVPVSAATTFLVASTTLFFCFTCPWLSEHVSSVVPIYNAVVFLFTLANFCMATFMDPGVFPRAEEDEDKEDDFRAPLYKTVDIKGIQVRMKWCSSCRFYRPPRCSHCSVCDNCVEDFDHHCPWVNNCIGRRNYRHFFLFLLSLTIHIMGVFGFGLLYVLHHQHQLDRVHSAVTMATMCVAGLFFIPVAGLTGFHMVLVARGRTTNEQVTGKFRGGVNPFTNGCLRNISHVLCSAQAPRYVGRWRGKQTAEVQPPFLRPPLSEAQLEAKVLDNGIQNDCHSTRSKSSLEQMKSQSADAEPPPPPKPELRYPGLPRADTEESSLLSDGPPTPSMYRPAYSSPQMNHTALTHPNKMIRGDSLDSPSIRQSSCQPSYRSEPSTLDGGSIIGVGVHKGGRERGEGPGGTSGTGGSVSGGISGYSLGGRSYTSYPSSLVLSTGGSLSSSMRSAHTHHNTLGTLQSEGTTDTSYKSLANQTPRNGSLSYDSLLTPSESPEFESAAHELSPQKPHPPAAFPPATTFSLPAPGVGDAPLQGYTSPFLSAQMAQQREGQLLQGSASFSSPHRAYLRAISPPLPTPPPHTAHPETPHLLHQDTRHPHLRASSSRPLPPVSEQPSPSSPRACSPDPPVSPPPRGPSLGQSLSYTREGGLQHKARPMGGGGLSGGGGIGGTQAPQSTSRPGLANHSTSKPGGGVKKVTGVGGTTYEISV; encoded by the exons atgcCGGGGTTTAGTAGTGGGGGGCTAGGGGGAGAAGTGGGTGGCCCCGCCTCTTCTTCTCCCCGTCGGTTCCACCCCAGCCGCTATGTACCCGTCTCCGCGGCAACCACCTTTCTGGTCGCCTCCACCACACTCTTCTTCTGCTTCAC gtgtccGTGGTTGTCAGAGCATGTCTCCTCCGTCGTTCCCATCTATAACGCTGTGGTCTTCCTCTTCACCCTCGCCAACTTCTGCATGGCCACCTTTATGGACCCAGGGGTCTTTCCCAGAG CGGAAGAGGATGAGGATAAAGAGGATGATTTCCGCGCTCCGCTCTATAAGACAGTGGATATCAAGGGCATTCAGGTCCGGATGAAGTGGTGCTCCAGCTGCCGCTTCTACAGACCGCCCCGCTGTTCACACTGCTCTGTGTGTGACAACTGTGtggag GACTTTGACCACCACTGCCCATGGGTCAACAACTGTATTGGGCGCAGGAACTACCGTCACTTTTTCCTGTTCCTGTTGTCCCTGACGATCCACATCATGGGTGTGTTCGGCTTCGGCCTGCTCTACGTCCTCCACCACCAGCACCAGCTGGACAGGGTTCACTCCGCTGTCAC TATGGCTACAATGTGTGTTGCTGGCCTCTTCTTCATCCCAGTTGCAGGTCTTACTGGTTTCCACATGGTACTGGTAGCTCGGGGTAGGACCACTAACGAGCAG gtcacaGGGAAGTTTAGGGGCGGCGTTAACCCTTTCACCAATGGCTGTCTGAGGAACATCTCACACGTGCTCTGTAGCGCTCAGGCTCCCAG GTATGTGGGGCGGTGGCGGGGCAAACAGACAGCGGAGGTGCAGCCTCCCTTCCTCCGCCCGCCTCTCTCCGAGGCCCAGCTAGAAGCCAAAGTCCTGGACAACGGCATCCAGAACGACTGCCACAGCaccagg TCTAAGAGCAGTTTAGAGCAGATGAAGAGCCAGTCAGCTGACGCAGAGCCTCCACCTCCTCCCAAACCGGAGCTCCGCTATCCTGGTCTGCCCCGCGCTGACACCGAGG AGAGCAGCTTGCTGTCTGACGGTCCGCCCACTCCATCTATGTACCGGCCGGCCTATAGCAGCCCACAGATGAaccacacagctctgacacacccAAACAAG atgattcGTGGGGACAGTCTGGACTCTCCCTCCATCCGCCAGTCGAGTTGCCAGCCCAGCTATCGGTCTGAGCCCAGCACCCTTGATGGGGGGTCGATAATAGGTGTGGGGGTACATAAGGGGGGAAGGGAAAGGGGCGAGGGCCCCGGGGGAACCAGTGGGACGGGTGGTAGCGTCTCGGGGGGCATCTCCGGGTACTCCCTAGGGGGGCGGTCGTACACTTCCTACCCCTCATCTCTTGTCTTGTCCACTGGTggctccctctcctccagcaTGCGCTCTGCCCACACGCACCACAATACTCTGGGCACGCTCCAATCAGAGGGCACCACCGACACCAGCTACAAGAGCCTGGCCAATCAGACACCTCGGAATGGCAGCCTGTCCTACGACAGCCTGCTGACACCGTCCGAGAGCCCAGAGTTTGAATCGGCTGCTCATGAGCTGTCCCCCCAGAAGCCCCACCCCCCCGCAGCATTTCCCCCGGCGACGACCTTCTCCTTGCCGGCCCCCGGGGTCGGGGATGCGCCCCTGCAGGGGTACACCTCACCCTTCCTCTCTGCACAGATGGCCCAGCAGAGAGAGGGCCAGCTGCTCCAGggctctgcctctttctcctccccccacAGGGCGTACCTTCGCGCCATCAGCCCGCCCCTGCCAACTCCTCCCCCACACACTGCCCACCCCGAGACACCGCACCTCCTCCACCAGGACACCAGACACCCACACCTCCGTGCCTCCTCCTCTCGCCCCCTTCCTCCCGTCTCTGAACAGCCCTCCCCGTCCTCCCCCCGTGCCTGTTCCCCTGACCCCCCTGTGTCCCCCCCGCCCCGAGGCCCCTCCCTGGGGCAGTCTCTCTCCTACACCCGAGAGGGTGGGCTCCAGCACAAGGCTCGGCCAATGGGAGGAGGTGGTTTGTCGGGAGGGGGCGGAATCGGAGGGACCCAGGCTCCACA ATCCACATCTCGCCCAGGCTTGGCCAATCACAGTACATCTAAACCAGGGGGCGGGGTGAAAAAGGTGACCGGCGTCGGAGGCACAACCTATGAGATATCGGTTTGA